In the genome of Poecilia reticulata strain Guanapo linkage group LG16, Guppy_female_1.0+MT, whole genome shotgun sequence, one region contains:
- the lingo4b gene encoding leucine-rich repeat and immunoglobulin-like domain-containing nogo receptor-interacting protein 4b: protein MFVESAVRWWVWSILLQFGLGVSAGGCPSRCTCRPEAREAVCSGKYLTSVPEGVSNDARRLDLSRNRIKTVGRRQFSGLLQLQELDLSDNVISMIEVEAFLGLRNLRTLRIKNNRLKILPVGVFSGLSSLRYVDLSQNEILVFLDYTFKEMVNLQTLETGENDLVFISQRAFFGLQNLQELNLDRSNLTSVPTEALSQLQSLAQLRMIRLTISALPNNAFRRLHRLRSLVISNWPALDSIATNSLIGLNLTSLVISSCNLSSIPYAALRHLVYLRFLDLSYNPITVIQGNLLGDLLRLQELHLAGSSLLQIERGAFRGLSFFRMLNVTSNQLTTLEESAFHSVGNLQVLRLDGNPLACDCRLLWVVRRRLRLNFDGHQPTCSSPDKVKHREFREFSEKELPKLFTCRPARVLDRRPQEARVEEGTTVLFSCKVDGDPLPVITWISSQKTVISTSGRIRVLQNGTLEVRFAQVQDSGTYQCLAGNAAGNDSLTVGLYVKGLPRNRSIPLFTEEGWVEPSTAQAANSSAQMAKPYPFDAKTLIIATTMGFLSFLSSVAICFVFMFFWSQSKGQIKHTATIDFVPRSSVGGGGGDGGDGGRFTMKLI, encoded by the coding sequence ATGTTTGTGGAGTCAGCTGTCCGATGGTGGGTGTGGAGCATCCTGCTACAGTTTGGTCTGGGTGTATCTGCAGGAGGCTGCCCTTCACGGTGTACGTGCCGACCTGAGGCAAGAGAAGCTGTCTGCTCTGGGAAATATTTGACTTCTGTGCCAGAGGGTGTTTCCAACGACGCCAGACGTTTGGATTTATCCCGCAATAGGATTAAAACTGTGGGACGTCGTCAGTTCTCTGGCCTCCTGCAACTTCAGGAGTTGGACCTCAGTGATAATGTAATCTCCATGATTGAAGTAGAGGCTTTTTTGGGCCTCAGGAATCTTAGGACACTTCGAATTAAAAACAACCGTCTCAAGATCCTCCCAGTGGGAGTGTTTTCTGGCTTGTCGAGTCTGCGCTATGTGGACTTGAGCCAGAATgagattcttgtttttctggACTATACATTCAAAGAAATGGTCAACCTGCAAACGCTGGAAACTGGGGAGAATGACCTTGTCTTCATCTCACAAAGAGCTTTCTTTGGTCTGCAGAATCTGCAAGAGCTCAACTTAGACCGGAGCAACCTGACCTCCGTTCCCACCGAAGCCTTGTCTCAACTCCAGAGTCTGGCCCAACTTCGCATGATACGCCTAACTATTTCTGCACTACCCAACAATGCTTTTCGACGACTCCATCGTTTGCGAAGTCTCGTGATCTCAAACTGGCCAGCATTAGACTCAATTGCCACCAACAGTCTAATTGGTCTTAATTTGACCTCACTTGTCATCAGTAGTTGCAACCTAAGCTCAATTCCTTATGCAGCCCTTCGTCATCTAGTGTACCTACGCTTTCTAGACTTGTCCTACAACCCTATCACTGTCATCCAAGGTAACCTACTGGGGGATCTACTGAGACTCCAGGAGTTGCATCTTGCCGGGTCAAGTCTGCTACAAATAGAGCGAGGAGCCTTCAGGGGTCTGTCCTTCTTTCGCATGCTTAATGTGACATCAAATCAGCTCACTACTTTGGAGGAGAGTGCTTTCCATTCTGTGGGGAACCTTCAGGTGTTGCGGTTGGACGGGAATCCCCTTGCATGTGATTGTCGGCTTCTGTGGGTGGTCCGTCGCAGGCTGCGCTTGAACTTTGATGGACATCAGCCCACTTGCTCTTCTCCTGATAAGGTGAAACATCGAGAATTCAGAGAGTTCTCAGAAAAAGAACTCCCAAAGCTGTTCACCTGTCGCCCTGCTCGTGTCTTGGACCGCAGGCCGCAGGAGGCAAGAGTGGAAGAGGGTACCACCGTTCTGTTTTCCTGCAAGGTCGATGGGGATCCATTACCAGTTATCACCTGGATTTCCTCCCAGAAGACTGTGATCTCTACTTCGGGAAGAATCAGAGTTTTACAGAATGGTACTCTGGAGGTGCGATTTGCTCAGGTTCAGGACAGTGGTACATACCAGTGCCTGGCAGGCAATGCAGCGGGCAATGACAGCCTGACTGTGGGTTTATATGTGAAGGGGCTTCCACGTAACAGATCCATCCCCTTGTTCACAGAAGAAGGTTGGGTTGAACCTTCAACTGCCCAAGCTGCCAACTCCTCAGCTCAAATGGCCAAGCCATATCCCTTTGACGCCAAGACCCTGATAATTGCCACTACCATGGGATTTCTGTCATTCCTCAGTTCTGTGGCCATCTGTTTcgtcttcatgtttttctggaGTCAGAGCAAAGGTCAGATCAAGCACACAGCAACTATTGACTTTGTTCCTCGCTCTTCTgttggtggaggaggaggggatgGAGGTGATGGGGGCAGGTTTACTATGAAACTTATTTAA